CAGTACGCCCCCGCGGGCGACCAGCCCAAGGCCATCGAGCAACTCACGCAGGGCTTCGCTAACGGCAAGAAGGTGCAGGTACTCCTCGGCGCCACCGGGACCGGGAAGACGTTCACCGCGAGCTGCATGATCGAGAAGCTCCAAAAACCCACACTCGTCCTCGCGCACAACAAGACGCTTGCGGCGCAGCTCTACAAGGAGTTCAAGGGGTTCTTCAAGAACAACGCGGTCCACTACTTCGTCAGCTACTACGACTACTACCAGCCCGAAGCGTACATCCCGCAGCGCGACATCTACATCGAAAAAGACTCCTCGATTAACGAGAACATCGACCGACTCCGGCTCGCCGCGACGTCCGCGCTCGTGAGCCGCGAAGACGTCATCATTGTGGCGAGCGTCTCGTGCATTTACGGTCTCGGTAGCCCGTCCGATTACAAGCGAATGATGGTCTACATCCAGAAGGGCGAGACGCTCGATCGCGACAACACGCTCCTGCGGCTCATCGACGTCCAGTACAAGCGCAACGACATCGCGTTCGAGCGCGGGACGGTCCGGGTGCGCGGCGACACCATCGACGTGTGGCCCGCGTCCGAAGAGTTCGCGTACCGCATCGAGCTGTTCGGCGACGAGGTCGAAACGCTCTCGGTCATTCACCCGCTCACGGGCGAGACAATTAAACCGCTCGACGAACTGTACATCTACCCGGCCAAACACTTCGTCACGCCCGAAGAGCGCGTGCAGGCGGCCGTGAAGGGCATCGAAGACGAACTGAACGCCCGACTCGAACAGTTCAAGAACGAGGGCAAGATTCTCGAAATGGAGCGCCTTAAAGCGCGCTGCCGGTACGACCTCGACATGCTCCGCGAGGTCGGCTACTGCTCGGGTATCGAGAACTACGCCCGGTGGTTCAGCGGGCGCGCGCCGGGCGAGCCCCCGTACACGCTCATCGACTTCTTCCCCGAAGATTTCCTGCTCGTCGTGGACGAATCGCACGTCACACTGCCCCAAGTGCGCGGGATGTACTTCGGCGACCGCAGCCGCAAAGAAACGCTCGTCGAGCACGGGTTCCGGCTCCCCAGCGCGCTCGACAACCGGCCGCTCAAGTTCGACGAGTTCGAGGGCCGGATGAAGCAGTGCCTCTGCCTCTCCGCCACCCCAGGCCCCTACGAACTGGAGAAAGTCGGCGGTGAGGTCGTCGAACAGGTCATTCGCCCGACGGGGTTGGTCGATCCGGTCATTCACGTCAAACCCGCACGCGGACAAGTGAAAGACCTGGAAGCGGAAGTGCGCGCCCGCGCCGCGAAGGGCGAACGGGCGCTCGTTACGGTGTTGACGAAGCGCATGGCCGAAGACCTCACGACGTATTTCCGCGACGCCGGGATGCGGTGCAAGTGGTTGCACTCGGAACTCGACGCCATCGAGCGCATCACGGTGCTGCGCGAGCTGCGCGAGGGACAATTTGATGTACTCGTCGGCGTGAACCTGTTGCGCGAGGGTTTGGACCTCCCCGAAGTGTCGCTGGTCGCGATCCTCGACGCGGACAAGGAGGGGTTCCTCCGGTCCGACAAGTCGCTGATCCAGACGATGGGCCGCGCCGCCCGGAACGTGAACGCGGAGGTTGTGTTGTACGCGGACGTCGTGACCGACTCGATGAGCCGCGCGATGAACGAGACGAACCGCCGGCGCGTGATTCAGCTCGCGTACAACGTGGAGCACAATATCACGCCGACAACGGTGAAAACGGCGATCAAGAACGAGATCGAGGACGAGATCGAAGCACACCAAATGGCGCAGGCCGCCGCGACCGGCAGCACTGCCGCGGCGGAAGACTACGTGACAGTCGAGTACGTGCAGAGCCTCTACGAAGAGATGCTCGAAGCTGCGAAGACATTGGATTTCGAGCGCGCTCAGGCGCTGCGCGACCAGATCGTGAAGCTCGAAGGCGAACTCAAGAAGAAGCACGGCACCGCGGCACCGCCGAGCGTCCTAGGCAACAAGAGCGTTCCCGTGAGCCAGCCGGCGGGCGCCAAGCGCAAGTCGAAATGGAAGAAGGGCGGAGCGTGAGGCGCCTCCACGCCGAGAATTGCGATCCCACGCAATTCGCGAAGAAATGAGAAGGGGGAAGTTGGGTGTAACCGGTCTCCGGGAAGGAAGATAAGATCAATCTGACCCTCCCCGGAGATTTGTCGTGCCAAACGATCCGGACGTTACGCGCGTACCCGCCACGGACCGCCTGCCCGTCGACGAACCGTCCCCGACCGTCGTTCGCCCCGCCGATTTGCCCGCCACCGACGCGCTCCTCGGCAATTCAACGCTCCGCTCAGGGCGCTCCACAGCATCAAGCCTCCCGACGGTTCCCGGTTACGAGGTGCTGCGGGAAATCGCTCGGGGGGGGATGGGCCGCGTGCTGGCTGCGCGCGACCTCGCACTCGGGCGCGAGGTCGCCATCAAGGTGCTGCTCCCGGGTACCGCAATACACGACACCGTGTCGCGGTTCGTGACCGAGTCCAAAATCACCGCGCGACTCCCACACCCGAACGTCCCGCCCGTTTACGCCCTGGGCACCCTCACCGACGACTCGCCCTTTCTGGCGATGAAGCTGATCGCGGGCACCACGTTCACGAACGCACTCAAAAGCCGAACGGCACCGACCGACGATCTCCCACGGTTCGTGCGGACGTTCGAGCAGGTGTGCTTGGCCGTCGGGTTTGCACACTCTCAAGGCGTGATCCACCGCGACCTGAAGCCGTCGAACATCATGGTTGGGGCGTTCGGCGAAGTCCAGGTCATGGACTGGGGATTGGCCAAGTCGGTGGCCGCAACCGACGAGCGCGAGACGGACGCGCCCGCGACCGAAAGCGGTG
This region of Gemmata massiliana genomic DNA includes:
- the uvrB gene encoding excinuclease ABC subunit UvrB; this encodes MAAKFQLTSQYAPAGDQPKAIEQLTQGFANGKKVQVLLGATGTGKTFTASCMIEKLQKPTLVLAHNKTLAAQLYKEFKGFFKNNAVHYFVSYYDYYQPEAYIPQRDIYIEKDSSINENIDRLRLAATSALVSREDVIIVASVSCIYGLGSPSDYKRMMVYIQKGETLDRDNTLLRLIDVQYKRNDIAFERGTVRVRGDTIDVWPASEEFAYRIELFGDEVETLSVIHPLTGETIKPLDELYIYPAKHFVTPEERVQAAVKGIEDELNARLEQFKNEGKILEMERLKARCRYDLDMLREVGYCSGIENYARWFSGRAPGEPPYTLIDFFPEDFLLVVDESHVTLPQVRGMYFGDRSRKETLVEHGFRLPSALDNRPLKFDEFEGRMKQCLCLSATPGPYELEKVGGEVVEQVIRPTGLVDPVIHVKPARGQVKDLEAEVRARAAKGERALVTVLTKRMAEDLTTYFRDAGMRCKWLHSELDAIERITVLRELREGQFDVLVGVNLLREGLDLPEVSLVAILDADKEGFLRSDKSLIQTMGRAARNVNAEVVLYADVVTDSMSRAMNETNRRRVIQLAYNVEHNITPTTVKTAIKNEIEDEIEAHQMAQAAATGSTAAAEDYVTVEYVQSLYEEMLEAAKTLDFERAQALRDQIVKLEGELKKKHGTAAPPSVLGNKSVPVSQPAGAKRKSKWKKGGA